A single region of the Streptomyces sp. NBC_01262 genome encodes:
- a CDS encoding M20/M25/M40 family metallo-hydrolase, with protein MSESHSDARTIAGEDEVVDLCRDLIRIDTSNYGDHSGPGERAAAEYVAEKLAEVGLEPQIFESHRGRASTVARIAGEDRSRPALLIHGHTDVVPANADDWTHHPFSGEVADGCVWGRGAVDMKDMDAMTLAVVRDRMRSGRKPPRDIVLAFLADEEAGGVYGARHLVEKHPELFEGVTEAIGEVGGFSFTVNENLRLYLIETAQKGMHWMRLTVDGTAGHGSMTNNDNAITELCEAVGRLGRHRFPVRVTKTVRSFLDELGDALGTELDPEDMEATLAKLGGIAKIIGATLRNTAAPTMLGAGYKVNVIPGQATAHVDGRFLPGYEEEFLADLDRILGPRVKREDVHSDKALETGFDGSLVDAMTAALKAEDPIARAVPYMLSGGTDAKSFDDLGIRCFGFAPLQLPPELDFAGMFHGVDERVPVDGLKFGVRVLDRFLDDC; from the coding sequence GTGAGCGAGTCGCACTCGGACGCCCGTACGATCGCCGGCGAGGACGAGGTGGTGGACCTGTGCCGGGACCTGATCCGGATCGACACGAGCAATTACGGTGATCATTCGGGGCCGGGGGAGCGGGCGGCGGCGGAGTATGTCGCGGAGAAGCTCGCGGAGGTGGGGCTGGAGCCGCAGATCTTCGAGTCGCACCGGGGGCGGGCCTCGACGGTGGCGCGGATCGCGGGGGAGGACCGCTCGCGGCCGGCGCTGCTGATCCACGGGCATACCGATGTCGTGCCGGCGAACGCGGACGACTGGACGCATCACCCGTTCTCGGGGGAGGTCGCGGACGGGTGCGTGTGGGGCCGGGGCGCGGTCGACATGAAGGACATGGACGCGATGACGCTGGCGGTCGTACGCGACCGGATGCGCAGCGGGCGCAAGCCGCCGCGGGACATCGTCCTTGCCTTTCTGGCGGACGAGGAGGCCGGCGGGGTCTACGGGGCGCGGCACCTGGTGGAGAAGCACCCGGAGCTGTTCGAGGGGGTGACGGAGGCGATCGGTGAGGTCGGGGGGTTCTCGTTCACGGTGAACGAGAATCTGCGGCTGTATCTGATCGAGACGGCCCAGAAGGGCATGCACTGGATGCGGCTGACGGTGGACGGCACGGCCGGCCACGGGTCGATGACGAACAACGACAACGCGATCACGGAGCTGTGCGAGGCGGTCGGCCGCCTGGGGCGGCACAGGTTCCCGGTGCGGGTCACCAAGACGGTGCGGTCGTTCCTGGACGAGCTGGGCGACGCGCTGGGCACCGAGCTGGACCCGGAGGACATGGAGGCGACGCTGGCCAAGCTGGGCGGCATCGCCAAGATCATCGGCGCGACGCTGCGGAACACGGCGGCGCCGACGATGCTGGGCGCCGGATACAAGGTCAACGTGATCCCGGGCCAGGCGACGGCCCATGTCGACGGGCGCTTCCTGCCGGGGTACGAGGAGGAGTTCCTCGCCGACCTCGACCGGATCCTGGGTCCGCGCGTGAAGCGGGAGGACGTGCACTCGGACAAGGCGCTGGAGACCGGCTTCGACGGTTCGCTGGTGGACGCGATGACGGCGGCGCTCAAGGCGGAGGACCCGATCGCGCGCGCGGTGCCGTACATGCTGTCCGGCGGTACGGACGCGAAGTCCTTCGACGACCTGGGAATCCGCTGCTTCGGCTTCGCGCCGCTGCAGCTGCCGCCGGAGCTGGACTTCGCGGGGATGTTCCACGGCGTGGACGAGCGGGTGCCGGTGGACGGGCTGAAGTTCGGGGTCCGGGTGCTGGACCGTTTCCTCGACGACTGCTGA
- a CDS encoding chaplin, with product MIKKVVAAAAVTGGLVAAGAGVAVADAGAQGAAIGSPGVLSGNVIQVPVHIPVNVCGNTINVIGLLNPAIGNTCINK from the coding sequence ATGATCAAGAAGGTCGTCGCCGCTGCCGCTGTCACCGGTGGTCTCGTGGCTGCTGGTGCGGGCGTGGCCGTCGCCGATGCCGGTGCCCAGGGTGCCGCTATCGGTTCCCCCGGTGTGCTGTCCGGCAACGTCATCCAGGTTCCGGTGCACATCCCGGTCAACGTGTGCGGCAACACCATCAACGTCATCGGGCTGCTGAACCCGGCGATCGGTAACACCTGCATCAACAAGTGA
- a CDS encoding chaplin family protein, translated as MRQVAKKGLLTAVATGGVLAVTTGGMAYADSNAQSVAAGSPGVLSGNTVQVPVHVPINACGNTINIVGALNPATGNTCVNASGGHKDAHGSSQGSGHGSGHGASHGSDHGWSHGSGHGSGHGSDHGSDHGWSHGSGHGSGHGSDHGSDHHGGGSSAEAIAAGSPGVASGNVIQVPVDVPVNACGNSVNVIAAANPAIGNTCANVEGSGHHAHHPGHGPKGPHHPGHPGQPHHPGKPSGHQPAKPHQPAKPHKPGHVNHPGKPTGHLPMKPTGPQLAHTGSENLGLTLVTGAGMLLGGAVLFRRSRKVRA; from the coding sequence ATGCGACAGGTCGCGAAGAAGGGCCTGCTCACCGCCGTCGCCACGGGCGGTGTGCTGGCGGTGACCACCGGCGGGATGGCTTACGCCGACTCGAACGCTCAGAGTGTGGCCGCCGGCTCACCGGGTGTGCTCTCCGGAAACACCGTCCAGGTGCCGGTCCATGTGCCGATCAACGCGTGCGGCAACACCATCAACATCGTAGGCGCGCTCAACCCCGCGACGGGCAACACCTGCGTCAACGCGAGCGGCGGCCACAAGGACGCGCACGGGTCGAGCCAGGGCTCCGGCCACGGTTCGGGTCATGGCGCGAGCCACGGTTCCGACCACGGCTGGAGCCACGGCTCCGGGCACGGCTCGGGTCACGGGTCCGACCACGGTTCCGACCACGGCTGGAGCCACGGCTCCGGGCACGGCTCGGGTCACGGGTCCGACCACGGTTCCGACCACCACGGCGGCGGTTCCTCCGCCGAGGCCATCGCCGCGGGTTCGCCCGGCGTCGCCTCGGGCAACGTCATCCAGGTGCCCGTCGACGTGCCGGTGAACGCGTGCGGCAACTCGGTGAACGTCATCGCCGCGGCCAACCCTGCGATCGGCAACACCTGCGCGAACGTGGAGGGGTCGGGCCACCACGCCCACCACCCCGGGCACGGACCGAAGGGCCCGCACCACCCCGGTCACCCCGGCCAGCCGCACCACCCGGGCAAGCCGTCCGGCCACCAGCCGGCCAAGCCGCACCAGCCGGCGAAGCCGCACAAGCCGGGCCACGTGAACCACCCCGGCAAGCCGACCGGCCACCTGCCGATGAAGCCGACCGGCCCGCAGCTCGCCCACACCGGCTCGGAGAACCTGGGCCTGACCCTGGTGACCGGCGCCGGCATGCTCCTCGGCGGTGCGGTGCTCTTCCGCCGCTCCCGCAAGGTCCGGGCCTGA
- a CDS encoding DUF5703 family protein, with protein sequence MAEYEFREMYVPRGVTRQEAQRLLTDHAEYGHWELDRVRRYPDGSRKVRLRRRIIRQVRATW encoded by the coding sequence ATGGCCGAATACGAATTCAGAGAGATGTACGTGCCACGGGGTGTGACCCGCCAGGAGGCACAACGACTGCTGACCGACCACGCGGAGTACGGCCACTGGGAGTTGGACCGGGTCCGCCGCTACCCCGACGGAAGCCGCAAGGTGCGGCTGAGACGCCGGATCATCCGCCAGGTGAGAGCCACGTGGTGA
- a CDS encoding helix-hairpin-helix domain-containing protein produces MRGAGRRVGAPAPLPGPRLEHALMTDDHDAADAGTKLSPELRDLAAAVKAIERGEKPAAPAPRRAAAPQAPAAPVVPAAPAPTAAEPPRARPVIPSSADALSDARAVLAAGGAPETLAEPAVAALGERAGELLRENPWQVLALPGVRVEHADGFAKALLGGEGGPDDERRVRALVSWLLERAAEQGHTALEASVLQTALGKQSVADPEEALRAAVADGGVLVFHDAEDTPAKRTEEDEEAPVRLLFGLDRYALAEESLADGLNRLLNTFEGADDIPAEWEGAAAAASSPSAAALIRAAACSGLVAHTGGEAARAEPVALVAAARALGLRAYAAAYARADGDTVLTVADLLAGAQGPGRDEDGSLALDLLAVLDAPMLDVESAATLVEAVPDGARLVLSGDPGVLWSVGPGRAFADLLAAKTCPQVASRTPDPGPIGELVSGIGIGELEQVEAPGKEVVTVPVRDAGEAVHRTVQLVADSVPRAIGVPADRTQVITPGHGGAAGTRVLNAALKERLNPGPGRFGGFDPGDRVVHGAAFGTVLTADADGLHLDCDGTPLVVPRDAVAAGAVRHGWAVTAHQAAGMRWPAAVVVLPGDAGGALTRAWAYTAFGRGERHLSVVQGVGEALARTVAELPAKPRTTRLRAVLREQAGGA; encoded by the coding sequence CTGCGAGGCGCTGGACGACGTGTCGGCGCCCCTGCACCGCTACCCGGACCACGACTGGAGCACGCTCTGATGACCGACGACCACGACGCCGCCGACGCCGGGACGAAGCTGTCGCCCGAGCTGCGCGACCTGGCGGCGGCGGTGAAGGCGATCGAGCGCGGCGAGAAGCCGGCGGCCCCGGCCCCCCGCAGAGCCGCGGCCCCTCAGGCCCCGGCTGCCCCTGTGGTCCCCGCCGCTCCCGCCCCGACCGCCGCCGAGCCGCCCCGCGCGCGCCCCGTCATCCCCTCCTCCGCCGACGCGCTCTCCGACGCGCGGGCTGTGCTGGCGGCGGGCGGGGCTCCGGAGACGCTCGCGGAGCCGGCCGTGGCGGCGCTGGGCGAGCGGGCCGGGGAGCTGCTGCGGGAGAACCCCTGGCAGGTGCTGGCCCTGCCCGGCGTACGGGTGGAGCACGCCGACGGCTTCGCCAAGGCACTGCTGGGCGGCGAGGGCGGCCCGGACGACGAGCGCCGCGTGCGGGCGCTCGTGAGCTGGCTGCTGGAGCGCGCGGCCGAGCAGGGCCACACGGCGCTCGAAGCCTCCGTACTCCAGACCGCGCTGGGCAAGCAGTCGGTGGCCGACCCGGAGGAGGCGCTGCGGGCGGCCGTGGCCGACGGCGGCGTACTGGTCTTCCACGACGCGGAGGACACGCCCGCCAAGCGCACCGAGGAGGACGAAGAGGCGCCCGTACGGCTGCTGTTCGGCCTGGACCGCTACGCCCTCGCCGAGGAGAGCCTCGCGGACGGCCTGAACCGGCTGCTCAACACCTTCGAGGGCGCCGATGACATCCCGGCGGAGTGGGAGGGCGCGGCGGCCGCCGCCTCGTCCCCGTCCGCCGCCGCGCTGATCCGGGCGGCCGCGTGCAGCGGCCTGGTGGCGCACACCGGCGGCGAGGCGGCCCGCGCCGAGCCCGTCGCGCTGGTGGCGGCGGCCCGGGCGCTGGGCCTGCGGGCGTACGCGGCCGCGTACGCCCGGGCCGACGGGGACACGGTGCTGACCGTCGCCGATCTACTGGCGGGTGCGCAGGGGCCGGGGCGCGACGAGGACGGCTCCCTAGCCCTGGACCTGCTGGCCGTGCTGGACGCGCCGATGCTGGACGTCGAGTCGGCGGCCACGCTTGTCGAGGCCGTGCCGGACGGGGCGCGGCTGGTGCTGAGCGGCGATCCGGGCGTGCTGTGGTCGGTGGGCCCGGGGCGGGCCTTCGCGGATCTGCTGGCGGCGAAGACCTGCCCCCAGGTGGCTTCGCGCACCCCGGATCCGGGGCCGATCGGCGAGCTGGTCTCCGGAATCGGCATCGGCGAGCTGGAGCAGGTCGAGGCCCCCGGCAAGGAGGTCGTGACCGTCCCCGTGCGCGACGCGGGCGAGGCGGTGCACCGTACGGTCCAGCTGGTCGCCGACTCGGTGCCGCGTGCCATCGGTGTGCCCGCCGACCGGACGCAGGTCATCACCCCGGGCCACGGCGGCGCGGCCGGCACCCGCGTGCTCAACGCGGCCCTGAAGGAGCGCCTCAACCCCGGCCCCGGCCGCTTCGGCGGCTTCGACCCGGGCGACCGGGTGGTGCACGGCGCCGCCTTCGGCACCGTGCTGACGGCGGACGCGGACGGGCTGCACCTGGACTGCGACGGCACCCCCCTGGTCGTCCCGCGCGACGCGGTGGCGGCCGGGGCCGTACGGCACGGCTGGGCGGTCACCGCTCACCAGGCGGCCGGGATGCGCTGGCCGGCGGCCGTCGTGGTGCTGCCGGGCGACGCGGGCGGGGCGCTGACCCGGGCCTGGGCCTACACGGCGTTCGGCCGGGGCGAGCGCCATCTGTCCGTCGTCCAGGGCGTGGGCGAGGCACTGGCGCGTACGGTCGCCGAGCTGCCGGCCAAGCCGCGGACGACCCGCCTGCGAGCGGTGCTGCGCGAGCAGGCGGGCGGCGCGTAA
- a CDS encoding aldo/keto reductase, which yields MEQRHLGRTGLRVSRLGLGTLTWGRDTGERDAADQLKAFWEAGGTLVDTADVYSDGSAEYLLGRLIEDLVPRSDLVIATKAGSVPDPDRRFDGSRGHLLAALDASLQRLGTDYVDLWQVHAFDPMSPLEETLQALDLAVASGRARYVGVSNYCGWQLAKAATWQRAVPGRTPLASTQMEYSLLQRGIEREVLPAALDLGVGLLPSSPLGRGVLTGKYRHGTPPDSRGGSEAMAPFVAPYLDEPARRIVDALAIAADGLAVTPLQVALAWIRDRPGVAAPIIGARNAQQLTAALSVEALSLPGEICEALDDVSAPLHRYPDHDWSTL from the coding sequence ATGGAGCAACGGCATCTCGGTCGCACCGGCCTGCGCGTGTCCCGGCTCGGGCTCGGCACCCTCACCTGGGGGCGGGACACCGGAGAGCGGGACGCGGCGGACCAGTTGAAGGCCTTCTGGGAGGCCGGCGGGACGCTCGTGGACACCGCCGACGTCTACTCCGACGGCAGCGCCGAATACCTGCTCGGGCGGCTGATCGAGGACCTGGTCCCCCGTTCCGATCTGGTGATCGCCACCAAGGCGGGCAGCGTGCCCGACCCCGACCGCCGTTTCGACGGCTCGCGCGGCCATCTGCTGGCGGCGCTGGACGCCTCGCTGCAGCGGCTCGGCACGGACTACGTGGACCTGTGGCAGGTGCACGCCTTCGATCCCATGTCCCCGCTCGAAGAGACCCTTCAGGCCCTCGACCTCGCCGTCGCCTCGGGGCGCGCCCGCTACGTCGGGGTCTCCAACTACTGCGGCTGGCAGCTCGCCAAGGCCGCGACCTGGCAGCGGGCGGTGCCGGGCCGCACCCCGCTGGCGAGTACGCAGATGGAGTACTCCCTGCTCCAGCGCGGCATCGAGCGCGAGGTGCTGCCGGCCGCGCTGGACCTGGGCGTCGGGCTGCTGCCCTCCTCCCCGCTCGGGCGCGGTGTGCTCACCGGCAAGTACCGGCACGGCACCCCGCCGGACTCGCGCGGCGGCTCGGAGGCCATGGCGCCCTTCGTCGCGCCCTACCTGGACGAGCCCGCCCGGCGCATCGTGGACGCCCTGGCCATAGCGGCGGACGGGCTGGCCGTGACCCCGCTGCAGGTCGCGCTGGCGTGGATCCGCGACCGGCCCGGGGTGGCCGCGCCCATCATCGGCGCGCGCAACGCGCAGCAGCTCACGGCGGCATTGTCAGTGGAGGCCCTTAGTCTTCCGGGAGAGATCTGCGAGGCGCTGGACGACGTGTCGGCGCCCCTGCACCGCTACCCGGACCACGACTGGAGCACGCTCTGA
- a CDS encoding LLM class F420-dependent oxidoreductase: MRLGINLGYWGAGMDSDNLAVAKEADRLGYAVCWAAEAYGSDVPTVLSWVAAHTERIDVGAAIMQIPARTPAMTAMTAATLDSLSGGRFRLGLGVSGPQVSEGWYGVKFDKPLARTREYVEIVRKAMTRERLSYEGEHWTLPLPGGPGKPLKLTVHPEREHIPLYIAAIGPKNLEQTGEIADGALLIFPSAEHIEETALAPIREGRAKAGKTLEGFDICPTVPIALGDDVDALADLFRPYTALYVGGMGSRQQNFYNKLAQRMGYEKEAAEIQDKYLAGDKAGAGAAVPRDLIDSTTLLGSVERIADRMRAYAEAGVTTLSLTPAGFTLDERVAALRAGVEALELAGVA; encoded by the coding sequence ATGCGGCTCGGGATCAACCTCGGTTACTGGGGCGCCGGGATGGACTCGGACAATCTCGCCGTCGCCAAGGAGGCGGACCGGCTCGGCTACGCCGTGTGCTGGGCCGCCGAGGCGTACGGCTCCGACGTGCCGACCGTGCTGTCCTGGGTCGCCGCCCACACCGAGCGGATCGACGTCGGCGCGGCGATCATGCAGATCCCGGCCCGTACCCCGGCGATGACGGCCATGACCGCCGCCACCCTCGACTCCCTGTCCGGCGGCCGCTTCCGCCTCGGCCTCGGCGTCTCCGGCCCCCAGGTCTCCGAGGGCTGGTACGGCGTCAAGTTCGACAAGCCGCTGGCCCGCACGCGCGAGTACGTCGAGATCGTCCGCAAGGCCATGACCCGGGAGCGGCTCTCCTACGAGGGCGAGCACTGGACCCTGCCGCTGCCCGGCGGTCCCGGCAAGCCGCTCAAGCTCACCGTGCACCCCGAGCGCGAGCACATCCCGCTCTACATCGCCGCGATCGGCCCCAAGAACCTCGAACAGACCGGCGAGATCGCGGACGGCGCGCTGCTCATCTTCCCGTCCGCCGAGCACATCGAGGAGACCGCGCTCGCCCCCATCCGCGAGGGCCGCGCCAAGGCCGGCAAGACGCTGGAGGGCTTCGACATCTGCCCGACCGTCCCCATCGCGCTCGGCGACGACGTGGACGCGCTCGCGGACCTCTTCCGTCCGTACACCGCGCTGTACGTCGGCGGCATGGGCAGCCGCCAGCAGAACTTCTACAACAAGCTCGCGCAGCGGATGGGCTACGAGAAGGAAGCCGCCGAGATCCAGGACAAGTACCTCGCCGGCGACAAGGCCGGGGCGGGGGCGGCGGTGCCGCGGGATCTGATCGACTCCACGACGCTGCTCGGATCCGTCGAGCGGATCGCGGACCGGATGCGGGCCTACGCGGAGGCGGGCGTCACGACGCTGAGCCTCACCCCTGCGGGGTTCACGCTGGATGAGCGGGTTGCCGCACTGCGGGCGGGCGTTGAGGCGCTGGAGCTGGCCGGGGTGGCGTAG
- a CDS encoding ferritin-like domain-containing protein, whose product MLSAKSLFQEILDDDESFRLFCSIAASGESQGGWENGRIAALIPLSQRELAPKVARHGADEDKHGRIFNALLHKRGLDPVPVPPETDYTMLLERSGIGLAHDKLRRDEPLSEHDIVTYLSHSRVTEQRAAEQMALLTRHFGDHPDIGRAMRMISHDEDNHLAYCHEELLSFARAGKGRVIQHTLRECALAEIRVYRDVSLAVMANMGRILRWPRPKALALEAGIHAVYAYERLHGWRRMVTLAMPARRDAMGGPAPVAETVQDPA is encoded by the coding sequence ATGCTGTCGGCCAAGAGTCTTTTCCAGGAGATCCTCGACGACGACGAATCGTTCCGGCTCTTCTGCTCGATCGCCGCGAGCGGCGAGTCCCAGGGTGGCTGGGAAAACGGCCGGATCGCCGCCCTCATCCCCCTGTCCCAGCGTGAGCTGGCGCCCAAGGTGGCCCGGCACGGCGCGGACGAGGACAAGCACGGCAGGATCTTCAACGCGCTGCTGCACAAGCGCGGCCTGGACCCCGTCCCCGTGCCGCCGGAGACCGACTACACGATGCTGCTGGAGCGCTCCGGCATCGGCCTCGCCCACGACAAGCTGCGCCGCGACGAGCCGCTGTCCGAACACGACATCGTCACCTATCTGTCCCACAGCCGGGTGACCGAGCAGCGCGCGGCCGAACAGATGGCGCTGCTCACCAGGCACTTCGGGGACCACCCGGACATCGGCAGGGCGATGCGCATGATCTCGCACGACGAGGACAACCACCTCGCCTACTGCCACGAGGAACTGCTGTCCTTCGCCCGCGCCGGGAAGGGCCGCGTCATCCAGCACACCCTGCGCGAGTGCGCGCTCGCCGAGATCCGCGTCTACCGCGACGTCAGCCTCGCGGTGATGGCCAACATGGGCCGCATCCTGCGCTGGCCCAGGCCGAAGGCGCTGGCGCTGGAGGCCGGCATCCACGCGGTCTACGCGTACGAGCGCCTGCACGGCTGGCGGCGCATGGTGACGCTGGCGATGCCCGCCCGGCGCGACGCGATGGGCGGCCCGGCGCCGGTCGCGGAAACGGTCCAGGACCCCGCGTAG
- a CDS encoding magnesium and cobalt transport protein CorA: MACVIVDCAIYRDGRRTDTPADLSDALDKARAQGHSFVWIGLYEPTESEFELVTAEFGLHPLAVEDALTAHQRPKLEVYQDSLFLVLKPVDYDDAADTVSAGELMVFIGDAFVVTVRHGHGIAPADVRHRLEADPEVLRHGPSAVMYAISDTVVDHYLAVGDELQADLEELEAEVFQPSVRATGSTASRIYNFKRQVLEFRRATGPLAQPMLRLATGAVPFTEPKAHPFFRDVADHLTRVNEQVEGLDRLMSDILQAHLTQVSVRQNEDMRKISAWAAMAAVPTMIAGIYGMNFDHMPELHYIWAYPTVLATTAALVLGLYRTFKRRGWL; this comes from the coding sequence ATGGCCTGCGTGATCGTGGACTGCGCCATCTACCGTGACGGACGCCGCACCGACACCCCGGCCGACCTGTCGGACGCCCTGGACAAGGCCCGCGCGCAGGGCCACTCCTTCGTCTGGATCGGGCTGTACGAGCCGACGGAATCGGAGTTCGAGCTGGTGACCGCCGAGTTCGGACTGCACCCGCTGGCCGTGGAGGACGCCCTCACCGCCCACCAGCGTCCCAAGCTGGAGGTGTACCAGGACTCGCTCTTCCTGGTCCTGAAGCCGGTGGACTACGACGACGCGGCCGACACCGTCTCCGCCGGCGAGCTGATGGTCTTCATCGGCGACGCCTTCGTCGTCACCGTCCGCCACGGTCACGGCATCGCCCCCGCCGACGTACGGCACCGCCTGGAGGCGGACCCGGAGGTGCTGCGGCACGGGCCGTCCGCGGTGATGTACGCGATCAGCGACACGGTCGTGGACCACTACCTGGCGGTCGGCGACGAGCTCCAGGCCGACCTGGAGGAGCTGGAGGCCGAGGTCTTCCAGCCGTCCGTACGCGCCACGGGCAGCACCGCGAGCCGGATCTACAACTTCAAGCGCCAGGTCCTGGAGTTCCGCCGCGCCACGGGCCCGCTCGCCCAGCCCATGCTCCGCCTCGCCACCGGCGCGGTGCCCTTCACCGAGCCCAAGGCGCATCCCTTCTTCCGCGATGTCGCCGACCACCTCACCCGGGTCAACGAGCAGGTGGAAGGCCTGGACCGGCTGATGTCGGACATCCTCCAGGCCCACCTCACCCAGGTCAGCGTCCGCCAGAACGAAGACATGCGGAAGATCTCCGCCTGGGCCGCGATGGCCGCCGTCCCGACCATGATCGCGGGCATCTACGGCATGAACTTCGACCACATGCCCGAGCTGCACTACATCTGGGCCTACCCGACGGTCCTCGCCACGACCGCCGCCCTGGTCCTGGGCCTGTACCGCACGTTCAAGCGCCGCGGCTGGCTCTGA
- a CDS encoding histidine phosphatase family protein, whose product MPTVILVRHGRSTANSDGVLAGWSPGVALDDSGREQAGALAGRLAGLPLAAVVTSPLQRCRETVQPLLDARPGLPLHTEDRIGECHYGDWTGRKLAELAEEPLWGTVQRYPSAAVFPGEGGESVRAMQARAVDAVRDWNDRIEAEHGPDAVFALCSHGDIIKSIAAEALGMHLDLFQRLAVDPCSLTVIRYTAQRPYLLRLGDTGDLAALAPRTEPASDDAVVGGGTGAS is encoded by the coding sequence ATGCCCACCGTGATCCTTGTCCGGCATGGCCGGTCCACCGCCAACAGCGACGGCGTGCTGGCCGGCTGGAGCCCGGGCGTAGCCCTGGACGACAGCGGCCGTGAGCAGGCGGGCGCGCTGGCCGGCCGGCTCGCCGGGCTGCCGCTGGCCGCCGTCGTGACCAGCCCGCTGCAGCGCTGCCGCGAGACCGTGCAGCCGCTGCTCGACGCCCGCCCCGGCCTGCCGCTGCACACCGAGGACCGGATAGGCGAGTGCCACTACGGCGACTGGACCGGCCGCAAGCTCGCCGAGCTGGCCGAGGAGCCGCTGTGGGGCACCGTTCAGCGGTATCCGTCGGCGGCGGTCTTCCCCGGCGAGGGCGGCGAGTCCGTACGGGCCATGCAGGCCCGCGCGGTCGACGCGGTGCGGGACTGGAACGACCGGATCGAGGCCGAGCACGGCCCGGACGCGGTCTTCGCGCTCTGCTCGCACGGCGACATCATCAAGTCGATCGCGGCGGAGGCGCTCGGCATGCACCTGGACCTCTTCCAGCGGCTCGCCGTCGACCCGTGCTCGCTCACCGTGATCCGCTACACCGCGCAGCGGCCCTACCTGCTGCGGCTCGGTGACACCGGTGATCTCGCCGCCCTGGCGCCCCGGACCGAGCCCGCCTCCGACGACGCGGTGGTCGGCGGCGGCACGGGTGCGTCGTGA
- a CDS encoding DUF3090 domain-containing protein, whose product MPRQVFLYDKPDRFVAGTVGQPGQRTFFLQATASGRTTSVALEKTQVEALAERIDELLDEVVRRTSGSAPVPAVAPAELADTAPLEVPVEEEFRVGTMALAWDGAEERMILEAQALVEIDADTDDDLEAAEELLLQDDENGPPLLRVRLTGAQARSFAKRALDVVSAGRPPCPLCSLPLDPEGHVCPRQNGYRRSATA is encoded by the coding sequence GTGCCGCGTCAGGTGTTCCTCTACGACAAGCCGGACCGGTTTGTGGCCGGGACGGTCGGCCAGCCCGGCCAGCGCACCTTCTTCCTGCAGGCCACAGCCTCCGGCCGGACCACCAGCGTGGCGCTGGAGAAAACCCAGGTCGAGGCGCTGGCCGAACGGATCGACGAACTGCTCGACGAGGTCGTCCGGCGGACCTCCGGGTCCGCACCGGTGCCCGCCGTGGCCCCCGCCGAGCTGGCGGACACCGCGCCGCTGGAGGTGCCGGTCGAGGAGGAGTTCCGCGTCGGCACGATGGCCCTGGCCTGGGACGGCGCGGAAGAGCGGATGATCCTGGAGGCCCAGGCGCTGGTCGAGATCGACGCCGACACTGACGACGACCTGGAGGCGGCCGAGGAACTGCTCCTCCAGGACGACGAGAACGGCCCCCCGCTGCTGCGGGTCCGCCTCACCGGCGCCCAGGCCCGTTCCTTCGCCAAGCGCGCCCTGGACGTCGTCTCCGCGGGCCGCCCGCCGTGCCCGCTCTGCAGCCTGCCCCTGGACCCGGAAGGACACGTATGCCCGCGTCAGAACGGGTACCGGCGGTCAGCGACAGCCTGA
- a CDS encoding SCO1664 family protein, which translates to MPASERVPAVSDSLTVTADLALLANGELTVEGRLRDASNAVLYCAVEYEGRAAHCVYKPVAGERPLWDFPDGTLAARELAAYLVSEATGWGLVPPTVLRDGPYGEGMCQLWIETADGEQDGAGLLALLDTEEPGPGWKAVGFAEVGEGRTALLVHADDTRLRRLAVLDAVINNADRKGGHLLPAPDGRLYAIDHGVTFNAADKLRTLLWGWAGEPLEDEAREVLERLAAELADGGLGARLAGLITGSELQAVRDRVAGLLAAGRHPEPSGEWPAIPWPPI; encoded by the coding sequence ATGCCCGCGTCAGAACGGGTACCGGCGGTCAGCGACAGCCTGACGGTGACGGCTGACCTGGCACTCCTCGCCAACGGCGAGCTGACCGTAGAGGGCCGTCTGCGCGATGCGTCCAACGCCGTGCTCTACTGCGCCGTCGAGTACGAGGGCCGGGCCGCGCACTGCGTCTACAAGCCCGTAGCCGGTGAGCGGCCGCTGTGGGACTTCCCCGACGGCACGCTCGCCGCCCGCGAACTCGCCGCGTATCTCGTCTCCGAGGCCACGGGCTGGGGGCTCGTGCCCCCGACCGTCCTGCGGGACGGCCCCTACGGCGAGGGCATGTGCCAGCTCTGGATCGAGACGGCGGACGGGGAGCAGGACGGCGCCGGGCTGCTCGCCCTCCTCGACACCGAGGAGCCCGGGCCCGGCTGGAAGGCGGTGGGCTTCGCCGAGGTGGGCGAGGGCCGCACCGCCCTGCTCGTCCACGCCGACGACACACGGCTGCGGCGCCTCGCCGTCCTGGACGCCGTCATCAACAACGCCGACCGCAAGGGCGGGCACCTGCTCCCCGCCCCCGACGGGCGGCTCTACGCCATCGACCACGGCGTCACCTTCAACGCCGCCGACAAGCTGCGCACGCTGCTCTGGGGCTGGGCGGGGGAGCCGCTTGAGGATGAGGCGCGGGAGGTCCTTGAGCGGCTCGCGGCGGAGCTGGCTGATGGCGGGCTCGGTGCGCGGCTCGCCGGGCTGATCACCGGGAGCGAGCTTCAGGCGGTACGGGACCGGGTGGCGGGCCTTCTGGCGGCCGGCCGTCACCCCGAGCCCAGCGGTGAGTGGCCGGCGATCCCCTGGCCGCCGATTTAG